The Dama dama isolate Ldn47 chromosome 23, ASM3311817v1, whole genome shotgun sequence genome contains a region encoding:
- the MYLK2 gene encoding myosin light chain kinase 2, skeletal/cardiac muscle, whose protein sequence is MATENGAAELKIPRSSTDEAPKGAAGEGPPAAEKDPGPPDPQKDPGPPDPEKDAGPPNPEKELGPPEPKKEPDSLHSTKDTEAPAPEKGDGVSAQPSTSSQGPEGEGSLQGEPAEGSAGQPAALPEETATAEASVKEPEAEQGTPGSQDPGEATVHKTVAEGQAASRKGTPAFLHSPSCPAAISSLEKPLAEKPLDETLELIFEGVPVTPGPTETETAKAAEEEKNLPGGSQKEGEEKAAGQAGQAGVQGDTSKGIEFQAVPSERSEVGQALSPTAREEDCFQILDDCPPPPAPFPHRIVELRPGNINSQFSLNSKEALGGGKFGAVCTCTEKATGLKLAAKVIKKQTPKDKEMVLLEIEVMNQLNHRNLIQLYAAIETPHEIVLFMEYIEGGELFERIVDEDYQLTEVDTMVFVRQICDGILFMHKMRVLHLDLKPENILCVNTTGHLVKIIDFGLARRYNPNEKLKVNFGTPEFLSPEVVNYDQISDKTDMWSLGVITYMLLSGLSPFLGDDDTETLNNVLSSNWYFDEETFEAVSEEAKDFVSNLIVKDQRARMSAAQCLAHPWLNNLAEKAKRCNRRLKSQILLKKYLMKRRWKKNFIAVSAANRFKKISSSGALMALGV, encoded by the exons ATGGCGACAGAAAACGGAGCAGCGGAGCTGAAAATCCCGAGATCATCAACAG ATGAGGCACCAAAGGGTGCAGCAGGCGAAGGACCCCCAGCTGCAGAGAAAGACCCTGGGCCCCCAGATCCACAGAAGGATCCTGGGCCCCCAGATCCAGAGAAGGATGCTGGTCCCCCAAACCCAGAGAAAGAACTTGGACCCCCAGAACCAAAGAAAGAACCTGATTCCCTCCACTCAACGAAAGATACTGAAGCCCCGGCCCCAGAGAAAGGGGATGGGGTCTCGGCCCAACCCTCAACCAGCAGCCAGGGCCCTGAAGGAGAAGGAAGCCTGCAGGGAGAGCCTGCGGAGGGCTCTGCTGGGCAGCCGGCAGCCCTGCCCGAGGAGACAGCGACAGCCGAGGCCAGCGTCAAGGAGCCCGAGGCTGAGCAGGGGACCCCGGGCAGCCAGGATCCCGGAGAAGCCACGGTGCACAAGACAGTAGCAGAGGGCCAAGCAGCGAGCAGGAAGGGCACGCCCGCCTTTCTGCACAGCCCCAGCTGCCCCGCCGCCATCTCGAG CCTTGAGAAGCCACTGGCCGAGAAGCCCCTAGATGAGACATTAGAGCTCATCTTTGAAGGGGTGCCTGTGACCCCTGGCCCCACGGAAACTGAGACAGCCAAGGCAGCAGAAGAAGAGAAGAACCTCCCGGGAGGCAgccagaaggaaggagaagagaaggcTGCAGGCCAGGCTGGCCAGGCTGGGGTGCAAGGGGACACCTCGAAGGGGATCGAATTCCAGGCCGTTCCCTCGGAGAGATCGGAGGTGGGGCAGGCCCTCAGTCCCACAGCCAGGGAGGAGGACTGCTTCCAGATTTTGG ATGACTGCCCGCCGCCCCCAGCCCCCTTCCCCCATCGCATTGTGGAGCTGAGGCCCGGGAACATCAACAGTCAATTCAGCCTGAACTCCAAGGAGGCACTGGGCGG AGGCAAGTTTGGAGCGGTCTGTACCTGCACAGAGAAGGCCACAGGCCTCAAGCTGGCAGCCAAGGTCATCAAGAAACAGACACCCAAAGACAAG GAAATGGTGTTGCTGGAGATTGAGGTTATGAACCAGCTGAACCACCGCAACCTGATCCAGCTCTACGCAGCCATTGAGACCCCACACGAGATCGTCCTCTTCATGGAGTA CATCGAGGGCGGCGAGCTCTTCGAGAGGATTGTGGACGAGGACTACCAGCTGACTGAGGTGGACACCATGGTGTTTGTCAGGCAGATCTGCGATGGCATCCTCTTCATGCACAAGATGAGGGTTCTGCATCTGGACCTCAAG cCAGAGAACATCCTGTGCGTCAACACCACAGGCCACTTGGTGAAGATCATTGACTTCGGCCTGGCACGGAG GTATAACCCCAatgagaagctgaaggtgaatttTGGGACCCCAGAGTTCCTATCCCCTGAGGTGGTGAATTACGACCAAATCTCCGATAAGACAGACATGTGGAGCCTGGGGGTCATCACCTATATGCT GCTGAGTGGTCTCTCCCCCTTCCTGGGAGACGATGACACAGAGACCCTGAACAATGTTCTATCAAGCAACTGGTACTTTGACGAGGAGACCTTTGAGGCTGTCTCAGAGGAGGCCAAAGACTTTGTCTCCAACCTCATCGTCAAGGACCAGCG GGCCCGGATGAGCGCTGCCCAGTGCCTCGCCCACCCTTGGCTCAACAATCTGGCAGAGAAGGCCAAGCGCTGTAACCGCCGCCTCAAGTCCCAGATCTTGCTTAAGAAATACCTCATGAAGAGGCGCTGGAAG aaAAACTTCATTGCTGTCAGCGCTGCCAACCGCTTCAAGAAGATCAGCAGCTCGGGGGCACTCATGGCTCTGGGGGTCTGA